The Salmo salar chromosome ssa19, Ssal_v3.1, whole genome shotgun sequence DNA window GGGGCCATCGTCTTGGTCTGATCATTTTAAgtttactagctagctacctatatGTCAGTAAAGTAATGACAAAAGGCTCAGGCCATGTTCAGTGTGAGCTTTTTGCAGGTCACAGGTGCTTTGGTTAAATTGAGCAAAACCATAGGGTGCTTTATTGTAAAATACGTTGGCATAACTATAACGTTGTCACACTCAAAATAGTGTTACACATAACTTCCCCCTTGTTGACAATAAGTAGCTTTGTAGTTGGTTATTATATTGGGGAGACCTTAAACaactttgctagctaatttgAAGTAGCTAACTTGGTCCAGTGTTGTTCAGCCAAACAACTGTTTTAAACTTAAGTATACAGTGTCAATCTTTCAAACAGTCAATTCCCTATCAGGGTCACTCACAATGTGGTCATATTTATGTCCTTCTCTCAGATGGAGAACTTGCATCGCTCACAGGGATAGTGCAGTCTCCCGTGCTGTCAAAGGATGCCGCTCATCGCCAGGAACACAAAGAACTCTGGGACACGGACTGCCTCAGTAACTTGTAACCCAGCCGGTTGCTGGGTGTTCAGAAGACGAGAGAAAAGATGCCCGTTGTCTTCATTGTCTGTGCCAGATAGTAGAGAGAAGCAGTGCATCTAACCTCTGTGTTTGACAAACTCCCTAACCACAACGCCTTTAAAAcctaaacacaacacacacagaaacaaccaAAAAAACAATGAATTTTCTTACAGCCCTCGTGACGTTCGAGAACCTCCATGAGGTCCGGAGGTTGTGTCACTGGGGCCCAGTGATAGCCCTGACGGTCATCGCCGTGTGCTCCTCCATGGCCATATTAGACTCCATTATCTGGTACTGGCCATTGGACACCACGGGAGGGAGCTTCAACTTCATCATGCTCATCAACTGGTCCGTGCTCATTCTCTACAACTACTTCAACGCCATGTTCGTGGGCCCTGGTTACATCCCCCTTGGCTGGAAACCAGTAAGGAGCTAAGCTGAGAAATACATCTTCATTAACCCATTATACAGAGACAAGGGAAACTGATCATTTTGCTGCTACACAACAATGTGTGAAATTGTGTTGTAGAGCAGAGTGGTCACTTAGCCTTATACACTGGTCCTCCTGGAGAGCAAATTGGGTGCAGCCAGGcgtttgttccagcccagcactcgGCCTTGATTGGTTGAATCCAGAGTGTTGGTGTTGGGTTAGAAAGAAAGCCTGCTCATCCTGTGGGACCAAGGTAGGGATGGGCACGGTTAATCGAATATCCGAACGgaaataataattattatatcATTTGAGTGAGTGTTCATTTTAACAATGAAAAGCTTTGTCTAAATTAAATAATTCTTGTGACATTTTTATCTACAAGGATATACCATGACTTTTGAAATTCTTAATTTAATAAAATAACACAATTTTGAATGTAGTTTTTATAACGGTTCATTGAGTTACTGCTGCGCATTTATCCCTCCAGGCTGCCTTGACATCGGTATGATATTTCCCCCACGTTAAATAGCATTACAGGCACTCACCTAACGGACTTTCCATTATACCCAACAAAGACAACCTTTTTGTAACAGAAACAGTTCTATCATGGTGAAAATCGAACTTATTTTTCGCTGTTGCCTTTAGCTAAACTACCAGAGAAAAGCAGCATATCCCGTTTACCTCTGTCATGTGTATTTGCGCCATTCTGATTGTTCTAGAGCCAATAGCATTTAAAAAAGGAATGCAATTTGTCTATCCGGATATCCGATAAAGTATAAATTGAATGCATCAAGCCCTTGACGTGTGTTTTCTCCTCTTTAACAGGAGAAGGAAGAAGACACCAAGTACCTTCAGTTCTGCAGAATGTGCCAAGGCTACAAGGCCCCGAGATCCCACCATTGCCGCAAGTGCAACAGGTAGACTTGGCAACCCTGACTCTGTCTTGTCACTGCTACAAATGTGCTCTAGTTGTGCTTCTTTATAGCGTATGCTTACTTCTGAGTTTAGTCTCCCATTGACGTAAATTAATGATTTTACTTGAACATTTTATTTGCCCACACTTAGCTCACCTATAACTCGGTCCCAAAATGATTGAATAGCACGTTGGGCTTTAAAGCAAAAGGGTTTATTCACTTGGAAGCAAACCGGAcggaacagggagggactaactgGATCTTGGCCAAtaagttgcaaaacattttgctacggtgtgcactaatgaataaacACCAGTATAGTTTAAGCCAATTTACTGAAATGTATGCACCCATCCATTAGTTCTTTATCTCTTAGTCGATGTCTAAGCCTGAGCTCTACTAACTCACTTAAATATGGGGTGTGCTCAGCTGGGTAAAACAAAGGAGATTGCCGTTAGAGATTAACCACATAGAATGGACACTGGTTTTTACTACTCATACTTTCTACTAATGCTACGATTCATAATAAGGAAATTGTCTGCTCTGTAACGTCACATTTCTTCCTGCCAGTGCCATCAGCATGTCAATCATTCAAGCCTGTGTTTCACAATGCTGatattcctccccttcctctttttcctctgcctttctcctcttccttctctcctccacctcttctttAAGATCCACAATGAAAATAAGTCTGACTTTATTGTTTTTAATCCTCAGTTacttttaatgtgtgtgtgttgttgtattcACATGACTGAGGCAAGTTCATATGCTTTTTAAAATTGATAAATCATTTCATTAATTTATTCATCCTCAGGTGTGTGATGAAGATGGATCACCACTGCCCGTGGATCAACAACTGCTGCGGCCACCAGAACCACGCCTACTTCACCAGTTTCCTGCTGTTGGCGCCTCTCGGCTGCTCGCACGCCGCTTTCATCTTCATCATGACCATGTACACACAGCTCTACGAGAGGGTGAGGAGTCAGTGACACATTTGCATTTCACCTCTTATCGATTCATCATTGTaggctggtttcccagacccaTAACCTCACATTCATGCCGACCCGAACCATACTGTTTCGTTTGGATATATTACAGTACTTTTTATGcttccagcaactatggtggataTGTGACCAGGCCAGCACAGTACACTTTGGCTCAGTTTGACTtgactcagtagtgtgaaaacgGTACCAGATTAAGCCTACTCCTGGACtgaaaagcatgctcaatggagatTCTAAATTGGTAGGGCATTTTCGTCTAGTAGTCTTTGGGTCCTAGAAAAGCTTAATATAAATGCATTCTTCTTAATTGTTATTATAGATATCCTTTGGCTGGAGTACCGTGAAGATCGACATGAGTGCCGTCAGACGGTTTCAACCCATCATGCCGTTCAGCGTACCCGCCTTCGCTGCCACTCTCTTTGCCTTAGGGCTGGCACTGGGCACCACCATAGCTGTTGGCATGTTGTTCTTCATACAGGTAACATGCACATTGGGGGTAATAGAATACTGATGGTAGTAGTGTGCCCATTGTCCATATTCAGCTATTTTCCAGGTGCAGGGTAGACCCATATGAATGTCTAGTGGATTCACCTCTAGTAGATGACACTGTACACTTGAGTGTGTATTTAATTAAATACATTCTCTGGAACTTTGGCGACTACTAagtctttttttaaacttttttaacTGTTTTTCTGGAACCTGTGCTgtgccattttccctacatttgcccccacgtgggccagccccctagaaatttcagttctagccaatgagcttcagcccctcgccatatgagtgacagctagcaagatgctcACATagcagagatggggagagagagagagcgatgacgtggtgcacatatctgcacatgtGAAGTAGTATTTAGTAGCAATtttcggggaccacttttggctcgtgagcgctACTTTCAGAGCTGCTGGCTAAAAGCGATACAAAATCTCTTTAAGAGATGATGGTAGTACTTTTGATAGGTATTACACAGTAGTAACTGTGAGTTGCCCATGTTTCTCTCAAATAATTCCCACCAAACCTTTTTTATTCTCTCCACCCAAGATGAAAGTCATCCTTCGAAACAAGACCTCCATTGAGGCCTGGATCGAGGAAAAGGTGAGTGTTTGTCATGGAATAAGCAGTTTGATTAGGTTTTGTACAACCACGATACAACCTTACCTTGTTTGAAAATTACAACCTCGTCTCCTTTTTCTTCTGGACGTGTTTTTTTCACTTGCTAGGCTGTAACCTTCATGATCACTGGTGCTGGTGTGTTTGTCAACAGCCGTGCCACTGTTGTCCAAAAGGCAGGATAATCCAGTAGATCTCAGCTAATCTAATAGACTAGACATCAGTGTTATTCTAGTGGCCTCTTAGCCTGTAAAGGGCTTAGTACCGAAGAACTTAGCTAATGTGACACTAGGATTTTAAGATGGTAGGTAAACCCTAAGACAAACATTGGAGCCAGGAATAACCATGTGAACTCTTtcactatctgtgtgtgtgtctcattatCTCTTACTTTATTTAACTTACTCTTTTGCTCTCCCACACTCTTTTTCACTCTGTCTCACTCCCTTTctcttatctctttctctctcacttttttatgtatctttctctcactctgtcattctcactcactcactaaatgtttctctctctcatgctttCTCTCGTTCCTGCCTCGTTTCTCTTTTTCCCATTCCATCTCCTCCAACCTCAGGCCAAAGACAGAATTCAGTACTACCAAACGGGGGAAGAGTTTATCTTCCCCTACGACCTGGGCCGGCGCTGGGAGAACTTCAAACAGGTGTTCACCTGGTCAGGGAGCCCGGAGGGCGACGGCATCCAGTGGCCCATCCACGCCAAGTGTCACCAGCACACCTTAACCGTAAGCGATAATAATGTTGATGTAATATTGTCAATTAGCATTAGCAGACATTTTTATCCAAAGTTGACTTATATTCAGTTATGCTATTATATGCATTTTTAAAGAGAACACTAGGTTTGTATTGTCATGTTGTTATGATGATGTAAAATGGAATCCAATGTGACTGACAGTCAAATGTGTGTGTaaatatacagtgccagtcaaaagtttggacacaccgactcgttcaagggtttttctttatttttactattttctacattgtaaaataatagtgaagacatcaaaactatgaaataacacatatggaatcatgtagtaaccaaaacagtgttaagcaaatcaaaatatatgttatatttgagactcttcatagtagccaccctttgccttgatgacagctctgcacactgacttgttggaaaggtggcatcctatggcagtgccacgttgaaagtcaccgagctcttcagtaatttcattctactgccaatgtttgtctatggagattgcatggcagcgtgctcgattttatacacctatcaacaatgggtgtggctgaaataaatatatatagatataatacattttgttgttgtaagTATGTGTGGTCCATCTGGTAATTAAATCCACCATTCTGGTATTGCTAGCATGCTCCAACCCAGCTGAACCATCGGAACATGGGTTGTCACACTTAACAGACTTGAGATGTTTGGCATTTTCAATGATAAACCATTCTCTTGTGTTTGTTTGCTTTCTAGATTGAGCAACTGAAACAAAAAGCTGACAAGCGGGTGAGAAGTGTAAGTAGCTGACATGTTCCTGTTCAGACAGCAATATGGGTAGCATTGGTTCAAAGACACCTCGTATGTATTGATGGATTGTGAAATATTTGCAACCTCATGTACTTAGGTGAATGTTTGTTTGCAGTGTCTTCAGTATTCCAGACAATATGTTATTCTATTTTCCCATTCATTCGGAAaacatgtgtatatacagtgcattgtaGAGTCcttccttttttccacattttgttacgttacagccttattctaaaatggattcaattaatgtttttcctcatcaatctaaacacgttaccccataatgacaaagtgaaaacaggtttttagaacatttttcaaatgtataaaaaaataaacgtatttacataactattcagaccctttgctatgagactcaaaattgagttcaggtgcatcctgttttccatttatcatccctgagatgtttctacaacttgattggattccacctgtggtaaattcaattgattggacataatttggaaaggcacacacccgcctatataaggtcccacagttgacagtgcatatcagatcaaaaaccaagccatgagatcgacggaattgtccgtagagctccgagacaggattgtgtcaaaacatttctacagcattgaaggtccccaaactgagcaatcgggggagaaggcccttggtcagggaggtgaccaagaacccgatggtcaatctgacaaagcttcagagttcctctgtgagagAAGCTTTCAGAAGTACAactgtctctgcagcactccaccaatcaggtctttatggcggagtggccagacggaagccactcctcagtaaaaggcgcatgacagcccgcttcgagttgccaaaaggcacctaaaggactctcagaccatgagaaacaagattctctgttctgatgaaaccaagattgaactctttggcttaatgccaagcctcacgtctggaggaaacctggcaccatctctacagtgaagcatggtggtggcagcatcgtgctgtggggatgtctttcagtggcagggactgagactagtcaagatcaagggaaagatgaacggagcaaagtacagagagatccttgatgaaaacctgctccagagcgctcaggacctcagattagggcgaaggttcaccttccaacaggacaacaaccctaagcacacagtcaagataaggcaggagtggctttgggacaagtctctgaagcttctaaagccatgacatcattgtctggaattttccaagctgtttaaaggcacagtcaacttagtgtatgtaaacttctgacccactggaattgtgatacagtgaattataagtgaaataatctgtctgtaaacaattgtttgaaaaattacttgtgtcatgcacaaagtagatgtcctaaccgacttgccaaaactatagtttgttaacaaatgtgtggagtggttgaaacacttaggttgaagtcattaaaactagtttacgtaaacttccgactttaaatgtaatatttcaatagatttaaaaaatatatataaattgtcaaaaatgtctaaaaacctgtttttgctttgtcattatgtggtattgtgtgtggattaatgagggattttttttttcaatccattttagaataaggcagtaacgtaacaatgtggaaaaggggtctgaatcatttccgaatgtactgtacctTCCAAACGCAGACTGCATTGGCATGCCTTTCTGAAGCCACGTCTGCATCATATTTCTTTACAAATATGTCGCTATAATCCACTTTTAAATGTTAAAGTTTCGATGTTATGGTCATTATGGTATAATAACCATATTATATCCTGTGGCTCGGCCAGCAGATTCAGTACCGGGTAGTGGAGGACTACAACGGAGCCTGCTGCCCACTGAGCAAGGGCCTCAACACCTTCTTCAGGACTCCCTGCACCGAGGAGCCCCGCATCGGCCTCCACAAGGGGGAGACCATCCTTGCCACCCGGGGGACCAAGTGAGTTTCTTTTGAGAACTAATCTGCTAGCTTTTTGGTGGGGGTCAGTCTGCAGACTTTTGGGAGGCAAACAGTCTGCAGACTTTTGGGGGGAACCAATCTTCAGGTTTAGGGCAACCAATCTGCAAGTTTATGGCTGGAAACAATCTGCAGTTTGTTTGTGGGGAATGTATTTTTAGGCTTTGGGGAACCACTAAAGTGAACTCCATGACCTCCATGGTGATAAATAAGTTTCTTCTGATTGGGGAAAACCAGTGTGATAGTTACCGTAGTCATGGTATTACTCATTGCCATAGCGATAGTACCATTTGGAAAGTCCTGAGTGCCTCAATAGAGAAGAGAAATGGCAATATTTTATGCCTTTGTGGTTATTAGCCTGTCCCTATAATTGAGTTATTATTGAAGTTGGTTCTTACAGTCTCCATTTGCTGCCAGGTATTGTGTTCGGGCTATTCCGAGCTTCTTTTTTCAGCTGAGTGCTTTCCCACATGCCTGCCAGGTTGTCAGTTGCTAAATTACTGTACCTGAATGGCCAGAGAATATCAGAGAATTAATTGATTTCTCAACATTTTCAGAGAATTTCAGAACCATTCATTATTTTGTATGTTTCTTCAGATGGTGGATGTATGGGGACAAAGTGTTGGATGACGCGCAGACTAAAGGTATGGCTGCGAACATGGAAGAATACCAGGTTTACTCAAACCTTTCTCACCTGTGCACATTTTTCAGCCATTTTGCAGAAGAGAATAAAAACTTCCAAACAGAGCTGTTACATAGTAATCTTGATTATCACCCACTTTTTaatgtgtgtggttctgtatttGCCTTTTCTGGTTTTATCttccagagagagaaaaaaatagagCAAAGCTAGTGAATGACGTGAATCTGGCcctcccaacaatgcagaatgaCAATAATTACTGTATATTTCTAACGTGATCTTTTTGGTTCTTCCTTCAGCTGGAGTTCGCCTGCGGGGTTGGTTTCCC harbors:
- the zdhhc6 gene encoding palmitoyltransferase ZDHHC6 isoform X1; the encoded protein is MNFLTALVTFENLHEVRRLCHWGPVIALTVIAVCSSMAILDSIIWYWPLDTTGGSFNFIMLINWSVLILYNYFNAMFVGPGYIPLGWKPEKEEDTKYLQFCRMCQGYKAPRSHHCRKCNRCVMKMDHHCPWINNCCGHQNHAYFTSFLLLAPLGCSHAAFIFIMTMYTQLYERISFGWSTVKIDMSAVRRFQPIMPFSVPAFAATLFALGLALGTTIAVGMLFFIQMKVILRNKTSIEAWIEEKAKDRIQYYQTGEEFIFPYDLGRRWENFKQVFTWSGSPEGDGIQWPIHAKCHQHTLTIEQLKQKADKRVRSQIQYRVVEDYNGACCPLSKGLNTFFRTPCTEEPRIGLHKGETILATRGTKWWMYGDKVLDDAQTKAGVRLRGWFPRRCVEKCHYDTAVTSAMTSETSSEEKKVK
- the zdhhc6 gene encoding palmitoyltransferase ZDHHC6, which gives rise to MNFLTALVTFENLHEVRRLCHWGPVIALTVIAVCSSMAILDSIIWYWPLDTTGGSFNFIMLINWSVLILYNYFNAMFVGPGYIPLGWKPEKEEDTKYLQFCRMCQGYKAPRSHHCRKCNRCVMKMDHHCPWINNCCGHQNHAYFTSFLLLAPLGCSHAAFIFIMTMYTQLYERISFGWSTVKIDMSAVRRFQPIMPFSVPAFAATLFALGLALGTTIAVGMLFFIQMKVILRNKTSIEAWIEEKAKDRIQYYQTGEEFIFPYDLGRRWENFKQVFTWSGSPEGDGIQWPIHAKCHQHTLTIEQLKQKADKRVRSIQYRVVEDYNGACCPLSKGLNTFFRTPCTEEPRIGLHKGETILATRGTKWWMYGDKVLDDAQTKAGVRLRGWFPRRCVEKCHYDTAVTSAMTSETSSEEKKVK